One window of Paenibacillus sp. FSL K6-3182 genomic DNA carries:
- a CDS encoding methionine ABC transporter ATP-binding protein, with translation MIWIENVSKTYQQGKQNIHAIKDANLHIRKGEIFGIIGYSGAGKSTLLRCINYLERPTAGSIRINNTDLASLSEQELRIMRRKIGMIFQNFNLLMSSTVYENIAAPLVLAGAPKKQIEARVNELLKLVDLADKSDSYPAQLSGGQKQRVAIARALANEPEILLCDEATSALDPQTTDSILHLLLDIHRSYGITIVLITHEMYVLKKICDRAAVMENGIIVEQGSILELFTKPQTDTTKKFTKSVFDADLPQELLYKANHPAEPKHLLRISFIGDTVSEPILADLTLRYQLRPSILYGNITKIKDTVFGFLLISLPGESTAIEEGIAYMVQNGMQVEVLKHAG, from the coding sequence GTGATCTGGATCGAAAATGTCAGCAAAACGTATCAACAGGGCAAACAGAACATCCATGCAATTAAGGACGCGAATCTGCATATTCGTAAAGGGGAAATTTTCGGCATTATCGGCTACAGCGGAGCAGGCAAAAGTACGCTTCTGCGCTGCATCAACTATTTGGAGCGGCCGACTGCTGGCAGTATACGTATAAACAACACGGATCTGGCATCGCTTAGCGAGCAGGAACTGCGCATTATGCGGCGGAAAATCGGGATGATTTTTCAAAACTTCAACTTGCTTATGTCGAGTACCGTCTATGAGAATATAGCCGCTCCGCTCGTGCTTGCAGGTGCCCCCAAAAAACAAATTGAAGCAAGGGTAAACGAATTGCTGAAGCTTGTGGATCTTGCGGATAAAAGTGACAGCTACCCCGCTCAATTGTCTGGAGGGCAGAAGCAGCGTGTGGCGATCGCAAGGGCACTTGCCAACGAGCCGGAAATCTTGTTATGCGATGAAGCGACATCAGCACTTGATCCGCAGACGACCGATTCAATCCTGCATTTGCTGCTCGACATTCATCGTTCCTATGGAATTACGATTGTGTTGATTACCCATGAGATGTATGTATTGAAAAAGATATGCGATCGAGCAGCCGTTATGGAGAACGGCATCATTGTAGAGCAGGGCTCTATTTTGGAGCTGTTTACGAAACCGCAAACGGATACGACCAAAAAATTTACGAAAAGCGTGTTTGATGCGGATTTGCCGCAGGAGCTGCTTTACAAAGCCAACCACCCTGCAGAGCCAAAACATCTGCTTCGCATCTCCTTCATTGGCGATACGGTAAGCGAGCCTATACTCGCAGATTTGACGCTGCGCTATCAGCTTCGGCCAAGCATTTTGTACGGAAATATAACGAAAATTAAAGATACCGTATTTGGTTTTCTCTTAATTAGTCTGCCGGGCGAATCGACTGCCATAGAAGAAGGAATTGCATACATGGTACAAAACGGAATGCAGGTGGAGGTGCTTAAGCATGCTGGATAG
- a CDS encoding methionine ABC transporter permease yields the protein MLDSFFRSLAENHDLYTEALGETAAMVVYSLFFSTIIGLFLGICLVVLRPNHIYENKVLYHLLNAVINVLRSVPFIIILIAIIPITKWIVHTTIGVRGAIVPLVFYTAPYIARLIESALLEVNPGVIEAFQAMGASRRQIIWRVILKEARPGIVLGLTIATIGLIGATAMAGVLGAGGLGDVAIRYGYQRWEPDVMYVCVIILILLVQLMQSAGNRISKKLRKH from the coding sequence ATGCTGGATAGCTTCTTCAGAAGCCTCGCCGAGAACCATGATCTATACACAGAAGCGCTAGGGGAAACGGCGGCGATGGTTGTCTATTCCTTGTTTTTCTCCACTATTATTGGCTTGTTTCTGGGCATTTGCCTAGTCGTGCTGCGCCCAAATCATATTTATGAGAACAAGGTGCTCTATCATCTGTTAAACGCAGTCATCAATGTGCTGCGGTCTGTCCCGTTCATCATTATTTTAATAGCGATCATTCCCATTACGAAATGGATTGTGCATACGACAATCGGGGTGAGAGGAGCAATCGTTCCGCTTGTCTTTTATACTGCGCCTTATATTGCGAGGCTTATCGAATCGGCTTTGCTGGAGGTAAATCCCGGTGTGATTGAAGCATTTCAAGCGATGGGAGCTTCGCGCCGGCAAATCATTTGGCGGGTTATTTTGAAGGAAGCAAGACCTGGAATCGTGCTTGGTTTAACCATCGCAACGATTGGATTAATCGGCGCAACAGCGATGGCGGGTGTACTTGGCGCAGGCGGTTTAGGGGATGTGGCGATTAGGTACGGCTACCAGCGCTGGGAGCCCGACGTGATGTACGTTTGCGTCATTATTCTTATTTTGCTCGTGCAGCTGATGCAGTCAGCGGGAAATCGCATATCGAAGAAGCTGCGCAAGCATTAG